In Hirundo rustica isolate bHirRus1 chromosome 2, bHirRus1.pri.v3, whole genome shotgun sequence, one genomic interval encodes:
- the DGAT2 gene encoding diacylglycerol O-acyltransferase 2 isoform X1, with product MTVPSMILFQRQKIVPFAQCANVTFFFSFFFFFFFFNLGTGSNILSALQDLFWLLKSKVEKQLQIISVLQWVLTFLIMGIACTLILMYILCTDCWAIAALYLAWLVFDWNTPKKGGRRSQWVRNWAIWRYFRDYFPIRLVKTHNLLTTRNYIFGYHPHGIMGLGAFCNFSTEATGVGQKFPGIRPYLATLAGNFRMPILRDYLMSGGICPVNRDSIDYILSKNGSGNAIIIVVGGAAESLNCTPGKNSVTLKNRKGFVKLALRHGADLVPVYSFGENEVYKQVIFEEGSWGRWVQKKFQKHIGFAPCIFHGRGLFSSNTWGLLPYSKPITTVVGEPITIPKIDNPSQKDVDFYHSIYVDSLIKLFDKYKSKFGLPETEVLEVN from the exons atgaccgttccttctatgattctatttcaaaggcaaaaaattGTTCCCTTTGCTCAGTGTgcaaatgtaactttttttttttctttttttttttttttttttttttttaatttaggcaCGGGATCGAACAttctttctgctctgcaggaTTTGTTCTGGCTATTGAAATCCAAAGTAGAGAAACAACTCCAAATCATCTCTGTGCTGCAATGGGTTCTCACTTTCCTTATCATGG GTATTGCTTGCACTTTAATCCTCATGTACATACTTTGCACAGACTGCTGGGCGATTGCTGCTCTGTATTTAGCCTGGCTGGTATTTGACTGGAATACACCAAAGAAAG GGGGAAGAAGATCCCAGTGGGTGAGAAACTGGGCTATATGGAGGTACTTCAGGGATTATTTTCCAATAAGA ctGGTTAAAACCCACAATCTGCTGACCACCAGGAATTACATTTTTGGGTACCATCCACATGGCATCATGGGCTTGGGTGCCTTTTGCAACTTCAGCACAGAGGCCACGGGTGTCGGCCAGAAATTCCCTGGGATCCGACCGTACCTTGCTACTCTGGCTGGGAACTTCAGGATGCCCATATTGAGGGACTACTTAATGTCTGGTG GTATATGTCCTGTGAATCGTGACAGCATAGACTACATCTTGTCCAAGAACGGCAGTGGCAATGCCATCATCATCGTGgttggaggagcagcagagtcCCTGAACTGCACCCCGGGGAAGAACTCAGTGACGCTGAAGAATCGGAAGGGATTTGTGAAACTGGCTCTACGTCATGG AGCGGACTTGGTTCCTGTCTACTCCTTTGGGGAGAATGAAGTGTACAAGCAGGTGATCTTTGAAGAGGGTTCCTGGGGAAGATGGGTTCAGAAGAAGTTCCAGAAGCACATTGGCTTTGCTCCATGCATATTTCATGGCCGTGGCCTCTTCTCCTCCAACACCTGGGGGTTGTTACCTTACTCCAAGCCCATCACTACTGTTG TTGGAGAGCCCATCACCATCCCCAAAATCGATAATCCCTCCCAGAAGGATGTGGACTTCTACCATAGCATATATGTGGACTCCCTGATTAAACTCTTTGACAAATACAAGAGCAAATTTGGCCTGCCGGAGACTGAGGTCTTGGAAGTCAACTGA
- the DGAT2 gene encoding diacylglycerol O-acyltransferase 2 isoform X2 yields MKTIIAAYSGVLRGTGSNILSALQDLFWLLKSKVEKQLQIISVLQWVLTFLIMGIACTLILMYILCTDCWAIAALYLAWLVFDWNTPKKGGRRSQWVRNWAIWRYFRDYFPIRLVKTHNLLTTRNYIFGYHPHGIMGLGAFCNFSTEATGVGQKFPGIRPYLATLAGNFRMPILRDYLMSGGICPVNRDSIDYILSKNGSGNAIIIVVGGAAESLNCTPGKNSVTLKNRKGFVKLALRHGADLVPVYSFGENEVYKQVIFEEGSWGRWVQKKFQKHIGFAPCIFHGRGLFSSNTWGLLPYSKPITTVVGEPITIPKIDNPSQKDVDFYHSIYVDSLIKLFDKYKSKFGLPETEVLEVN; encoded by the exons ATGAAGACCATCATCGCTGCCTACTCCGGGGTGCTCCGAG gcaCGGGATCGAACAttctttctgctctgcaggaTTTGTTCTGGCTATTGAAATCCAAAGTAGAGAAACAACTCCAAATCATCTCTGTGCTGCAATGGGTTCTCACTTTCCTTATCATGG GTATTGCTTGCACTTTAATCCTCATGTACATACTTTGCACAGACTGCTGGGCGATTGCTGCTCTGTATTTAGCCTGGCTGGTATTTGACTGGAATACACCAAAGAAAG GGGGAAGAAGATCCCAGTGGGTGAGAAACTGGGCTATATGGAGGTACTTCAGGGATTATTTTCCAATAAGA ctGGTTAAAACCCACAATCTGCTGACCACCAGGAATTACATTTTTGGGTACCATCCACATGGCATCATGGGCTTGGGTGCCTTTTGCAACTTCAGCACAGAGGCCACGGGTGTCGGCCAGAAATTCCCTGGGATCCGACCGTACCTTGCTACTCTGGCTGGGAACTTCAGGATGCCCATATTGAGGGACTACTTAATGTCTGGTG GTATATGTCCTGTGAATCGTGACAGCATAGACTACATCTTGTCCAAGAACGGCAGTGGCAATGCCATCATCATCGTGgttggaggagcagcagagtcCCTGAACTGCACCCCGGGGAAGAACTCAGTGACGCTGAAGAATCGGAAGGGATTTGTGAAACTGGCTCTACGTCATGG AGCGGACTTGGTTCCTGTCTACTCCTTTGGGGAGAATGAAGTGTACAAGCAGGTGATCTTTGAAGAGGGTTCCTGGGGAAGATGGGTTCAGAAGAAGTTCCAGAAGCACATTGGCTTTGCTCCATGCATATTTCATGGCCGTGGCCTCTTCTCCTCCAACACCTGGGGGTTGTTACCTTACTCCAAGCCCATCACTACTGTTG TTGGAGAGCCCATCACCATCCCCAAAATCGATAATCCCTCCCAGAAGGATGTGGACTTCTACCATAGCATATATGTGGACTCCCTGATTAAACTCTTTGACAAATACAAGAGCAAATTTGGCCTGCCGGAGACTGAGGTCTTGGAAGTCAACTGA